The genomic region TACCACGTATCGGCCAATTCTGGTTTCGCCCAAAACGGCAGTGCTGCTGGTCTTCATGCCCGGCAATGCTGCTCAGCGACTCGCCGTCGAGTTGCAACTGGAACGTGTCGGAACGGTGCTTGGAAATGAGTTGAGAATTACGCTGGTCGATGATGCCACGCATCCGGAGGTAGTCAATAGCTTTAGCATCAATGCACTGCCCGCTTTTGTTTTGCTCAAACAGGGCACCGAAGTCTGGCGCCAGCTCGGCCTGCTGGAAACTCCCGAACTCATTCGCTCCCTTTCCGGACAACTGAACAACCTTCAACCCAATCTGTAACTGTAGCCACGTACCCACTTACTCGTTTAGCGTTCTAAACGCAGAGAAACGGACCCCATCACAGGTGTCCGTTTTTTATTGCCGGAAACCATCGCCCCGCGTCAAGGCGCGCCGGGCGACTTTCATTTGGTTCGGTGGCACAGCGGGGCGCTCGGCACTTCGGGGCCTTCCCCGGTCGGATGCCCGGCGGCTACGTAGGGCATTACGCCCCGCACGATCAGCAGCAGAGCCACCACCAGCGTCATCACCGGCAGAGCCTTTGAAAACTTCTGACGCAGCTTGACGGGCAGCAATTCCGGAACGAAGCGGATTCCCAGCAGGGCCGGCAGGGTTCCCAGCCCAAACAGGGCCATGTAAGCCGCACCTTCGGTCGCCGAACTGTTGGCCAGCGAACCCGCCATCGCCACGTAAACAAAGCCGCAGGGCAGCAGGCCGTTCAGAAAACCCATGCCGAGGAAATTGCCAAGACTTGGCGCGTGCAGCAGTTGCATCATCGGCCGGGTCACCGTCCGGCCGAGCCAGGTGGAGCGCAGCACTTCGGGATACGCCCGGCTCGTCAGCGTCCAGAAAAGCAGCAGCAGACCGGCTCCGATGGAGATCGGCTGCTGCAGGCCGGTCAGCACGAGACCGCGGCCCACGGTGCCCATCAGGGTCCCCAGGAGCGCGTACGCCGAAACCCGTCCGGCATGGTACAGCAAAACCGCACCGGCACGCTGCCAGCGCGGTAACCGCCCGATGGGCAGGGCCATCGCCAGCGGACCACACATGCCCACGCAGTGCAGACTTCCGGCCAGACCGGTCAGTAAGGCAGTGTAATACCAGGGATTCATGGTTAGTGAAAAATGAACCGCGGCGGCGGTTAATCATTCATTGAATAAACAGCTCTTTTTCGGAGAAGAATTCCTGGCGGCCGTCGCTCCAGGAGAACTGCACTTTCCAGTATCCTTTGGCCATCCGGGCGGTGGAGATCACTTTCCGGTTGGGATGTTCGGCCGGGATGCGGACGCGAAAATCCTGCTGGCGATCGGCCGGGCGGTAGAAGGTAATTTCGCCTTTTCGTAGTGCCTGCGGCAACACAAAGGCCACTTCCTGCTGGTTAGGTTCGTAGGTCATATCGAGCGATGTGGTTAGTTTCGCTGTATTGGACAATCTGTCGATCTGCTGCTGGTACTCCATCTCGTTCTGATAATAATCTTCGCGCACCAAATCCACGCGCTGGCGGGTCATCCAGAAGACCATGCCGCCAATAAATCCGGCAAACAACACAAAGACCAGCACAATACTTTTTCCCCAGTTCATACGAATGGTGTTTATTTCCTTACAAAAATCAGCAAACCCCTCCGTCCCGAGCATGACCCCGGTCAGGCAAAAGCGAAGCTTTTATCAATTAAGAGTTGTGAATTAAGAGTTAAAAGTAGGCTCTGCTGATTCAGGCATTATGTCCAAGCAGAGCTTACTTTTAACTCTTAATTCATAACTCTTAACTCATAATTCTTAACTCATTTTACCGGTCCGAGGAACGTCGTTTTGACCCGATCCACCACTTCGCCACCGGCTACCACCTCGATTTCCAGTTTGGTGCTGGTTTCGGTAATGGCTTTGTCGGGCAGCAGGATGAAGAAGGAGCCTTTGGCGATTTCGGCGGATGGCACCGTCTGGATGGGCAGCACCATCCGGATCTGCGCGTCGGGGCGCGTCACGCGGAACTGGACGGGCAGCGCCTGGTGGGTCTTATTGACAAATTCGATGTTATACAGATTGGACACCAGGCCACCCGTTTCGGTCTGGTACAGCTGGCCCGGAGCCCGGAGCACGGTCGTTTCCACGTCGGCCCGGCTGGCCATCAGGTACACCCACAGGCCCATGATGGCGACCAGTACGGCGGTATAGGCTTTAGTGCGCGTGTTAAACGTCAGCGGCTGGCCCTTTTCGATGCCTTCCAGCGAGTCCACCCGGATCAGCCCTTTCGGCCGGTCGATCTTATCCATGACGTTGTTGCAGGCGTCGATGCAGGCTGTACAGTTGATGCATTCCAGCTGGGTACCGTTGCGAATATCGATTCCGGTCGGGCAGACCTGCACGCAAAGCTTGCAATCAATACAATCCCCTTTAGGAGCTACTGCACCCCCGTTTTTCATTCTTACTTCTTCATTCTTGATTTTTTTTCCGCGTGGCTCGCCGCGGACGTAATCGTAGGCAACCACCATCGAATTTTTATCCAGTAAAACGCCCTGCAACCGCCCGTACGGACAGATGGTGATGCAGACGATTTCGCGCAGCCGGGCAAACACGAGGTAGAAAACGGCCGTAAAGATCAGCATCGAAGCCAGTCCGCCGATGTGGTTTACCGGATTGTCGGTGACGAGCTTCAGCCAGTCGCCTTTGCCGATGATGTACATCAGAAACGTATTGCTGATCGCAAAGGCAATGAGGAAGAAAACGGTGTGCTTGGCCGTCTTTTTAAAGGCTTTTTCGCCGGTCCACGGCCCGTTGTCGAGGCGTTTGCGGGCGTTATGATCGCCTTCGATCCAGGCTTCGATCTTGCGGAAAACCATTTCCATGAAGATCGTCTGCGGACAGGCCCAGCCGCACCAGACGCGGCCGTAGACCACCGTAAACAGGGAAATAAAGATGATGAAGGCAATCAGGCCAATGGCGACGAGGTGGAAATCCTGCGGCCAGAACGTGACCCCGAAGAAGATGAACTTCCGGTCGAGCACGTTGAACAGGAACAGCGGGTGTCCGTTGATCTGGAGCCAGGGGCCGACAAAAAGCGCCGCCAGCAGCGCCCAGGCCACGACCGTCCGCCAGCGAAGCAGGGGGCCGTTTTCCACCCGGGGGTACAACCATTTCCGCTTGCCGTCCTCGTTCTGGTTGGAAAGGTGTTCGCGGAAATAATCGTCGGTTCTATGTTCGGTTTCGGTTACCATAACTATTCAGGGAGCGGTACTACATGTGCCCTAAAATTCCCCCAAAAACAGCAATCCCCGCATGACGGATGTCAGATGCGGGGAAAGCTTTGGTCAGTTATGAATTATGAGTTAAGAATTATGAGTTATAAATCAACGGTGTTAACGGCCACAGCGAAGCGCTTGTAACTCTTAACTCATAACTATTTCAGCGCCAGCTGCATATCTACCTTTTCGCCCTGTGGCTCTTTGGCGCCGACGGGCTTGCTGCCCTGGAGGGAAAGGATGTAGCTGGTGACCTGCTGGACCTGCAGCGGGTTCAGTTGTTTTTTCCAGGCGACCATCCCTTTTTCGGGAACCCCTTCGGTGATGGTGTGGAAGACCGCCTTGACGTCGCCGCCGTG from Tellurirhabdus rosea harbors:
- a CDS encoding FixH family protein, which codes for MNWGKSIVLVFVLFAGFIGGMVFWMTRQRVDLVREDYYQNEMEYQQQIDRLSNTAKLTTSLDMTYEPNQQEVAFVLPQALRKGEITFYRPADRQQDFRVRIPAEHPNRKVISTARMAKGYWKVQFSWSDGRQEFFSEKELFIQ
- a CDS encoding YbbN family protein; the encoded protein is MRTTTYRPILVSPKTAVLLVFMPGNAAQRLAVELQLERVGTVLGNELRITLVDDATHPEVVNSFSINALPAFVLLKQGTEVWRQLGLLETPELIRSLSGQLNNLQPNL
- the ccoG gene encoding cytochrome c oxidase accessory protein CcoG, with the protein product MVTETEHRTDDYFREHLSNQNEDGKRKWLYPRVENGPLLRWRTVVAWALLAALFVGPWLQINGHPLFLFNVLDRKFIFFGVTFWPQDFHLVAIGLIAFIIFISLFTVVYGRVWCGWACPQTIFMEMVFRKIEAWIEGDHNARKRLDNGPWTGEKAFKKTAKHTVFFLIAFAISNTFLMYIIGKGDWLKLVTDNPVNHIGGLASMLIFTAVFYLVFARLREIVCITICPYGRLQGVLLDKNSMVVAYDYVRGEPRGKKIKNEEVRMKNGGAVAPKGDCIDCKLCVQVCPTGIDIRNGTQLECINCTACIDACNNVMDKIDRPKGLIRVDSLEGIEKGQPLTFNTRTKAYTAVLVAIMGLWVYLMASRADVETTVLRAPGQLYQTETGGLVSNLYNIEFVNKTHQALPVQFRVTRPDAQIRMVLPIQTVPSAEIAKGSFFILLPDKAITETSTKLEIEVVAGGEVVDRVKTTFLGPVK
- a CDS encoding sulfite exporter TauE/SafE family protein; amino-acid sequence: MNPWYYTALLTGLAGSLHCVGMCGPLAMALPIGRLPRWQRAGAVLLYHAGRVSAYALLGTLMGTVGRGLVLTGLQQPISIGAGLLLLFWTLTSRAYPEVLRSTWLGRTVTRPMMQLLHAPSLGNFLGMGFLNGLLPCGFVYVAMAGSLANSSATEGAAYMALFGLGTLPALLGIRFVPELLPVKLRQKFSKALPVMTLVVALLLIVRGVMPYVAAGHPTGEGPEVPSAPLCHRTK